The Mucilaginibacter sp. PAMB04168 genome contains the following window.
AACTCATACATAGAGCGGCCTTCTTCATACCTTTTAGTTCCGTTTATACGCCCTCTGTATTCGGCCGGTAGCGTAACTACCTTATTTTTAAATGTGGTAGCATTTACATTGATATTCCAATTGAAGTTCTTTTTCCTTACAGCATCTACCGCAACCTGCACCTCAATACCCTGGTTACGCATACCGCCCAGGTTTACGTTCCGGTTTAGCAAACCACTAGTAAGCGGCAAAGGCAGGCTGAACAGCAGGTTGCTCGATTCGCGGTGAAAGACTTCGATAGTTCCGCTTACCCGGCTTTTGAACATGGCAAATTCTATTGCCGCATCTGCACTGCTGTTAGTTTCCCATTGCAGATCATTACTGGCTACTGTGCTTTGCTGCACGCCAGGTTCTGAACCGTTGTTATAACCAATAGTGTATAAGGCTTGGTACAAGAAATAACCAGAAAGATTGTCGGCACCTACTTTACCGTATGAACTGCGTAACTTAAGATAATCTATCCACTTGGACTTGAAAAATGATTCACGATCTATATTCCAGGCAGCACCGACAGACCAAAAGTTACCCCATCTTTTATCAGGGCTGAACTTCGATGAGCCATCATGACGGAACGAGCCGTTTACTAAATACTTACCCTTATAATCGTAATCCAGTCTCGAAAAATAACCCTCGGTTTTGTACTCACGATCATACGACCCCACATCGGTAGTTGTTGTATAATTATCGAGCACGATGGAGCCCTGCACAATTTGCCCGCGACGGGCAGCATTGAAGTTATCATAGCCATTATAATAGTTTTCATGGCCTAATAACACCTTTACCCTATGATTATCAAACGTTTTGCTGTAATTAAGCAACTGGTTAAAGTTGCTGTATGTTGAAGTGGTATTGGTACGTGAGGTACGCCCCGCACCAATGGCATCACCTATAATAGGATTATCAAAAGCAATAGACCTGTAATTACCCAAGTTAACGCTGAAGTTGGTACTGAACTTGAAATTTTTTAAAAAGGTAATGTCAACGTTACCATTACCCAGTATAGCGCTACGATTAATTTCGTTTATGTTGTACATGGTTTCGGCAACAATATTACGTCCGGTCATTACCGAACGTGAATCGCCGTTATCAAATATTTTATTGCCATTGCTATCATACAAGTAATCGCCGGTTACCGGGTCATGCCGGTAAACGGAATATATGGGGCCTAAAATTAAATCTGCATAAAAAGGATTTTCATTTATACCACTGGCTTCATTAGCCTGGTTAGATATACTACGATTGGCTGAAATGTTTAAACCTGCGTTTAACCAGGTTTTTGGCTGCGCGTTTAATTTCACCCGCCCCGATATACGCCTAAAATCGGAACCAATGGCAAAACCCTTATCGTTGAGGTAATTTAACGACACAAAATAATCGCTCTTGGCAGCGCCACCACTCATACTTAGAGTGTAATCACTACGTACACCCGTACGCTTGATAGCATTCTTTATACTCAGATCATCCGGATAAAGCAACGAGGCCGAAGGGTTGATGATTCCGTTAGGCAGTACAATGTTATTATCGGCAACGTTAAACGGATTTACACCCAATGCGTCTTTAACACCATAGATAGCGCCACGGCCGGGATCAGGATCCAGACCGGATGCTATACGGTTCGCCTGCTCTGTAGTAACGGTAGCGCTTACTAATGTATTACGTAAGGCCTCCCACATTAAAGGGTAATATTGGTAGGCATTTACAGTTTCATAATTTGGCAATCCCCGTGAGATAATGCCCTGCATTGCCTTTACCGAAA
Protein-coding sequences here:
- a CDS encoding SusC/RagA family TonB-linked outer membrane protein gives rise to the protein MKITSLIVLVFALQVSAATYAQKVSVSVKNASIKSVFKKLRQQTGYFFIYNNVSLSNANSITLNVKNTELNDVLSAVFKDQPFTYEVQEKIIIVKEKADQVTVVNSNAIKVVTGIVTAADTDFPLQGVTVRIKGSQTVAITNKEGRFSINVPDNVKTLRFSFLGYATLEAPIGPGNKISVKLEPQVTQLNEVQVAFGTSTKRELTNSVAQITSKDFDKRAITNLNSALVGAFPGVQTNAGSGQPGDGPDIRIRGFSSINNGNGPLYVVDGAPYEGVISNINPDDIESISVLKDASATSLYGSRGANGIVLITTKRGKRNQNNISVKAMQGIISRGLPNYETVNAYQYYPLMWEALRNTLVSATVTTEQANRIASGLDPDPGRGAIYGVKDALGVNPFNVADNNIVLPNGIINPSASLLYPDDLSIKNAIKRTGVRSDYTLSMSGGAAKSDYFVSLNYLNDKGFAIGSDFRRISGRVKLNAQPKTWLNAGLNISANRSISNQANEASGINENPFYADLILGPIYSVYRHDPVTGDYLYDSNGNKIFDNGDSRSVMTGRNIVAETMYNINEINRSAILGNGNVDITFLKNFKFSTNFSVNLGNYRSIAFDNPIIGDAIGAGRTSRTNTTSTYSNFNQLLNYSKTFDNHRVKVLLGHENYYNGYDNFNAARRGQIVQGSIVLDNYTTTTDVGSYDREYKTEGYFSRLDYDYKGKYLVNGSFRHDGSSKFSPDKRWGNFWSVGAAWNIDRESFFKSKWIDYLKLRSSYGKVGADNLSGYFLYQALYTIGYNNGSEPGVQQSTVASNDLQWETNSSADAAIEFAMFKSRVSGTIEVFHRESSNLLFSLPLPLTSGLLNRNVNLGGMRNQGIEVQVAVDAVRKKNFNWNINVNATTFKNKVVTLPAEYRGRINGTKRYEEGRSMYEFWLRDWYGVNPADGRELYFAENTKATTGLVYIGTDTLTTSATNAKYHYTGSAIPKVYGSISNTFTYKSFSLQVQMIYQLGGKTFDSDYQSLMYQGTYGRALHVDALKRWQNPGDETDVPRRITGATMYDSDRWLVNSSYLNLRTATLNYNISKTLSNRLGIQNARVYVSGENLFISTARKGLDPTQTFTGAPSYTYAPARVVSLGLNVTL